The Paenibacillus sophorae genome has a segment encoding these proteins:
- a CDS encoding sugar phosphate nucleotidyltransferase: MKLVLLSGGSGKRLWPLSNDSRSKQFLKVLESPLGEPESMVQRVWRQLGEAGLAESSYLATGRGQVEMIQSQLGGNVKIIVEPERRDTFPAIALTAVYLYSVEGVLPDETVAILPVDPYVEGSFFGAVSQLEQALDATGANLALIGVVPEHPSEKYGYIIPSSAEAQENGVMPVSGFLEKPDRLRAEELIGHGALWNCGVFAFRLGYLLDILQQKGLPLTYEELQKQYKLLSSISFDYEVVEREDKIVVQPYDGFWKDLGTWNTLTEEMASNQMGKGVLTEDSSTSCLVNELDIPITVIGAQDLIIAASPDGILVTHKSESPRIKEVLKGTEQRPMYEERRWGHYRVIDYVKYRESNEVLTKRIFIAEGKNISYQYHLKRSEIWTFISGEASIILNEKMHKVKAGDVVRIPEGTKHSILALTDVEFIEVQTGSELVEEDNIRITLDWKDIELQQFIS; the protein is encoded by the coding sequence ATGAAATTGGTGCTTTTATCTGGCGGTTCGGGAAAACGGCTATGGCCTCTGTCCAATGATTCACGTTCGAAACAGTTCCTGAAGGTGCTGGAAAGCCCGCTCGGCGAACCTGAATCGATGGTCCAACGGGTATGGCGGCAGCTGGGAGAAGCGGGACTCGCGGAATCGTCGTATCTGGCGACAGGACGCGGGCAGGTGGAAATGATTCAGAGTCAGCTGGGCGGGAATGTGAAGATTATCGTCGAGCCTGAACGCCGCGATACCTTCCCGGCGATTGCGCTCACGGCCGTCTATCTGTATTCGGTAGAGGGCGTGCTCCCGGATGAGACGGTGGCGATTCTGCCGGTTGACCCTTATGTGGAAGGCTCCTTCTTCGGCGCGGTTTCACAGCTGGAGCAGGCGCTTGACGCCACCGGCGCGAACCTCGCGCTGATCGGTGTTGTACCGGAGCATCCTTCGGAAAAATATGGCTACATTATCCCTTCGAGCGCTGAAGCTCAGGAGAATGGAGTCATGCCGGTGAGCGGTTTCCTCGAAAAGCCGGATCGCCTGCGCGCCGAAGAGCTCATTGGGCATGGCGCTTTGTGGAACTGCGGGGTATTCGCCTTCCGTCTCGGATACCTGCTTGATATTTTGCAGCAAAAAGGGCTGCCTCTGACCTACGAGGAGCTGCAGAAGCAGTACAAACTGCTCTCTTCGATCAGCTTCGACTATGAGGTGGTTGAACGGGAAGACAAAATCGTTGTTCAGCCGTATGATGGGTTCTGGAAGGATCTGGGCACCTGGAATACGCTAACAGAAGAGATGGCGAGCAATCAAATGGGCAAGGGCGTTCTGACCGAGGATTCCTCGACAAGCTGCCTTGTCAACGAGCTTGATATTCCGATCACGGTAATCGGTGCTCAGGATCTGATTATCGCCGCGAGTCCGGACGGCATTCTCGTCACTCACAAATCGGAAAGTCCGCGCATCAAGGAGGTGCTGAAGGGGACGGAGCAAAGACCGATGTATGAGGAACGGCGATGGGGCCACTACCGGGTGATTGATTACGTCAAATACCGGGAAAGCAATGAAGTGCTGACGAAGCGGATTTTTATCGCAGAGGGAAAAAATATCAGCTACCAGTACCATCTCAAGCGCAGTGAAATCTGGACGTTCATCAGCGGGGAAGCCAGCATCATCCTTAATGAAAAAATGCACAAGGTAAAAGCGGGAGACGTTGTACGCATACCGGAAGGAACGAAGCACAGCATTCTGGCTCTGACCGATGTGGAGTTCATTGAAGTGCAGACCGGATCGGAGCTGGTGGAAGAGGACAACATCCGCATTACGCTGGATTGGAAGGACATTGAGCTGCAGCAGTTCATTTCTTGA
- a CDS encoding glycosyl hydrolase has product MKVHRTYRLFFAMLSLCLLLTFVPPTGAGSPAIASAAEAPGRPVNPDASPEAVKLLSYLYSISGTRIITGQHDYLESPDEFNNKLQATSGRYAALHGYELGAINGQTDGAVTWLRQNVVSSAIKWYNAGGIVAMTYHANLPGTTYDWANVQKSLSQADFDKYVTPGTTEYNSLITELDKVAVSLKTLRDAGVPVLWRPYHEMNGDWFWWGKKNNFAALWNIMYDRFVNVHKLNNLLWVWSPNAPNSWADPYVKTYPGADKVDILAADIYNKDFNQYYYDSLLTLAAGKPIAIGENGQMPDPAMLPKSQSKWVFMMTWGKMLYENNSTTTIKSFLNNGFTVTRDEIITGMASFTMATPSPSPTPTPSPTPTPSPTPTPSPTPTPSPTPTPEPSPTPTPSPSPTPTPEPSPTPTPSPTPAPTPEPSPAPTPMPEPSPTPAPSYQPIGEGLGAKDSSQARNGLIGEYFANMQLSGTPALVREESAIDFNWGAGTPDSSVGPDQFSVRWSGKIKALYTENYSFYTSSDDGIRLWVNGQAVITSWSTQYGIERKGRIDLEAGKLYDIKVEYYDNTGSAKARLMWESPSQIKETVPASAFYLSGSL; this is encoded by the coding sequence TTGAAAGTTCATCGTACGTATCGACTGTTCTTTGCTATGCTATCTCTGTGTCTGCTCCTGACATTTGTCCCGCCCACGGGTGCAGGAAGCCCGGCGATTGCTTCGGCTGCGGAGGCTCCAGGGAGACCCGTCAATCCTGATGCTTCTCCCGAAGCGGTCAAGCTGCTAAGCTACCTGTACTCCATTTCCGGAACCCGCATTATTACCGGCCAGCATGATTATCTGGAAAGTCCGGACGAGTTCAATAACAAGCTTCAAGCAACGAGCGGCAGATATGCGGCCCTCCATGGATACGAGCTTGGGGCGATTAACGGCCAAACGGACGGCGCCGTGACATGGCTGCGGCAAAATGTCGTCAGCAGCGCGATCAAGTGGTATAATGCCGGCGGCATCGTCGCCATGACGTACCACGCGAATCTGCCCGGTACGACTTATGACTGGGCGAACGTACAAAAATCGCTGTCCCAGGCTGATTTTGACAAGTATGTCACGCCTGGAACTACGGAGTACAACAGCCTGATCACAGAGCTTGATAAAGTGGCGGTATCGCTGAAAACCCTGCGCGATGCCGGGGTGCCTGTGCTGTGGCGCCCGTACCATGAAATGAACGGCGATTGGTTCTGGTGGGGCAAGAAGAACAATTTTGCCGCTCTGTGGAATATTATGTATGACCGTTTCGTTAATGTTCATAAACTTAATAATCTGCTCTGGGTATGGAGCCCGAACGCTCCGAACAGTTGGGCCGATCCTTACGTCAAGACCTATCCCGGTGCGGATAAGGTGGACATTCTGGCGGCGGACATTTATAACAAGGATTTCAATCAGTACTATTACGACAGCCTGTTGACTCTGGCAGCCGGCAAGCCGATTGCCATTGGCGAGAACGGCCAAATGCCCGATCCGGCGATGCTGCCCAAATCACAGAGCAAATGGGTCTTTATGATGACTTGGGGCAAAATGCTTTATGAAAACAACAGCACTACAACAATCAAGAGCTTTCTGAACAACGGGTTTACGGTAACACGCGATGAGATAATTACGGGAATGGCTTCGTTTACGATGGCAACGCCGTCGCCTAGCCCAACACCGACGCCTAGCCCAACACCGACGCCTAGCCCGACGCCGACGCCTAGCCCGACGCCGACGCCTAGCCCGACGCCAACGCCGGAACCGAGTCCGACGCCAACACCGTCACCTAGTCCGACGCCAACGCCGGAACCGAGTCCAACACCAACGCCGAGTCCGACGCCGGCACCAACGCCGGAACCGAGTCCGGCACCAACGCCAATGCCGGAACCGAGTCCAACGCCTGCTCCGAGTTATCAGCCGATAGGAGAAGGTTTGGGGGCGAAGGATAGTTCGCAGGCTCGCAACGGGCTGATTGGCGAATATTTTGCCAATATGCAGCTTTCCGGAACGCCTGCGCTGGTACGGGAAGAATCGGCCATCGATTTTAACTGGGGGGCTGGAACACCGGACAGCTCTGTCGGCCCTGACCAATTTTCAGTCCGTTGGAGCGGTAAAATCAAGGCTCTCTACACCGAGAACTATTCCTTCTATACAAGTTCGGACGATGGTATTCGGTTATGGGTCAACGGGCAGGCGGTTATTACCAGTTGGTCGACTCAGTACGGAATAGAGCGGAAGGGAAGAATCGACCTGGAAGCCGGTAAACTGTACGACATTAAAGTAGAATATTACGACAATACGGGGAGCGCCAAAGCTCGTCTGATGTGGGAAAGCCCTAGCCAAATTAAGGAAACTGTTCCCGCGAGCGCGTTTTATCTTTCCGGATCGCTTTGA
- a CDS encoding glycosyl hydrolase gives MTVPLILLVAILPWVNADSIPSPAKKNVSPVNPYASAESLNLLEYLVNLSGTGLISGQHDYLESPDEFTDKLKKAAGSDAVLHGYELGAVNGQSPGMIDRQREAVVKSAINWYESGGIVAMTFHENLPGTTPTWSNVSRSLSQSDFDAYVTPGTAQYDMLIADLDRTAVYLKQLQAAGVPVLWRPYHEMNGDWFWWGKKNNFSALWNIMYDRYVGKHKLNNLLWVWNPNAPNGWADAYAPYYPGADKVDILAADIYNNDFQQTYYDNLLTLADGKPIAIGESGELPDPQVLAKSQSKWVYMMTWGKMLTENNSQQKISSFMNADYTLSKDDFIGMTDKQAEAAGNGLRGDYFSNKNLEGKPLLSRTDANLNFIWHDAPPDKSMERNFYSVRWQGRIQAPVTGNYTIKAVSDDGVRVWIGGKLIIDSWMPQNDIAREGSIKLKGDTRYNIKVEYFENKGKADIKLLWKGPDQQEEVIPPNVLFLSK, from the coding sequence GTGACAGTGCCTTTGATTCTTCTTGTCGCCATACTGCCGTGGGTAAACGCCGACAGCATCCCCTCGCCAGCAAAAAAAAACGTCTCGCCGGTTAATCCATACGCTTCAGCCGAATCGCTGAATTTGCTTGAATATCTGGTGAACTTAAGCGGGACGGGTCTGATCTCCGGTCAGCATGATTATCTGGAAAGCCCGGATGAGTTTACTGACAAGCTGAAGAAAGCTGCCGGAAGTGACGCAGTGCTTCACGGCTACGAGCTCGGTGCGGTTAACGGCCAGTCGCCCGGCATGATTGACCGCCAGCGCGAGGCTGTAGTGAAGAGCGCCATCAACTGGTATGAGAGCGGCGGTATTGTAGCCATGACGTTTCATGAGAACCTTCCCGGCACAACTCCGACCTGGTCCAATGTGTCTAGGAGTTTGAGCCAGAGCGATTTTGATGCTTATGTGACACCCGGCACAGCCCAGTATGACATGCTGATTGCCGACCTGGACAGGACGGCCGTGTATTTGAAGCAGCTGCAGGCGGCAGGGGTTCCCGTATTGTGGAGACCGTACCATGAAATGAACGGCGATTGGTTCTGGTGGGGAAAGAAAAATAATTTTTCTGCTCTCTGGAATATTATGTACGACCGATATGTGGGTAAACATAAATTAAACAATCTGCTCTGGGTATGGAATCCGAATGCACCCAACGGGTGGGCCGACGCCTATGCACCTTATTATCCGGGGGCGGATAAAGTCGATATTCTGGCGGCAGACATTTATAATAACGACTTTCAGCAGACTTATTACGATAACCTGTTGACGCTGGCGGACGGGAAGCCGATCGCCATTGGGGAAAGCGGGGAACTGCCCGATCCCCAGGTGCTTGCCAAGAGCCAGAGCAAGTGGGTCTATATGATGACTTGGGGCAAAATGCTGACCGAGAACAACAGCCAGCAGAAAATAAGCAGCTTCATGAACGCGGACTATACGTTGTCCAAAGACGATTTTATCGGCATGACGGACAAGCAGGCCGAAGCCGCCGGAAATGGACTGAGGGGAGATTATTTTAGCAATAAAAACCTGGAAGGCAAACCGCTCTTAAGCAGAACCGACGCAAATCTCAACTTTATCTGGCATGATGCCCCGCCGGATAAAAGCATGGAGAGGAACTTCTATTCCGTGCGCTGGCAAGGCCGTATTCAGGCTCCCGTCACGGGTAACTACACCATTAAGGCGGTGTCCGACGACGGAGTACGGGTGTGGATCGGCGGGAAACTCATTATCGACAGCTGGATGCCGCAGAACGATATTGCCCGGGAAGGAAGCATCAAGCTGAAAGGGGATACCCGTTACAATATCAAAGTGGAGTACTTTGAGAACAAAGGGAAAGCCGATATCAAGCTGCTCTGGAAAGGGCCGGATCAGCAGGAAGAGGTCATTCCCCCTAATGTGCTGTTTCTTTCCAAGTGA
- a CDS encoding discoidin domain-containing protein, with protein MREQGKARPLSILLKLAGLTILFLLSVSFLGSEETERKDSGMTKFSSAYETASASPAGAIIWQLGSRDESAGEFAPSDSSSARSTVSINSSKPDASVLKQMPSGLDGRSAPELHLSYRLNKIPVNGVLLQVSILDAYKSVPQMAVFSNSELSGIIQIAGVAGTGSEYKFRKTYELYIPKEQLQVGDNELKLKAVHSLYASSAEEQYLWWTWDDLKLLSLDSPITEPIHGSYVLTGTMVANKQFYFDTGATTHLPYIMKWLGVAYSGNIMRTGGASDVSFSRSDLENYYKVLKDYNMQAVALYLYTGDIKLNADGSLPESAKKKLTEYFQKYGSYIQYYEVDNEPGLFNRSKAVNLAIAEWLNKEGKKIAPHLQTVAPGWTYWPTYKEDSCEKSQRGGVRQCGDPDGWERDPAQRMELEKVTDLTNGHSYGDSYIAKNGGSFTENLKTFKGSNDGLPKKMLVTEFGTSDTHVDDYHYGAKERTSAAFDRIMRAHIGYADMFVQHAAFFYNYSLFQFKNVSLKNHDPAKTEVYYTKENEDSRVSIMRRMSLAYATHGAPLTYRLLNKSALADKLVYVRAVDTSKLAPLPGTNATSNKVLVNLVNFEDTQQTVSVKVTLPKKAAYEGERFGNGDTYEEARRYVSGLNAGPDLTFTETLAPGEAVQYILQPSSAVLDEAPRDLTATAARGTSVQLNWLEAPGTGYDVLRSEGTGGELKTIAKGVGSTSYIDRALREGELYTYAVRVTGTALLSDKAQITATGLVPLDRTGWKASDNINQSQKKLSYMIDGDPSTRWDTGVNMTSGEAIQIDMGTSHMIEAVQMDTSRSSYDFPRGYAIYVSEDAVNWELAAAGRGKKDVDMYPFPQRKARYVRIVQTGAGGNFWSIHELQIYSRE; from the coding sequence ATGAGAGAACAAGGAAAAGCCCGGCCTTTATCTATACTTCTGAAACTTGCAGGACTTACCATCTTATTCTTGCTGTCTGTATCGTTTTTGGGGAGTGAGGAGACGGAGAGGAAGGACAGCGGAATGACCAAGTTCTCCTCCGCGTATGAGACAGCATCTGCATCCCCCGCGGGGGCGATAATCTGGCAGCTCGGCAGCCGCGATGAATCGGCCGGCGAGTTCGCGCCGAGTGATTCTTCAAGCGCCAGAAGTACGGTCAGTATAAATTCATCGAAACCGGATGCGTCCGTGCTAAAACAAATGCCCTCCGGTCTCGACGGCAGGAGCGCGCCTGAACTGCATCTATCCTATCGTTTGAACAAAATCCCGGTGAACGGGGTTCTGCTTCAGGTAAGCATTCTTGACGCCTATAAGTCGGTTCCGCAGATGGCGGTGTTCTCGAACAGCGAGCTGTCGGGAATTATTCAGATCGCGGGCGTCGCAGGAACGGGCAGCGAATACAAATTCCGCAAAACGTATGAACTCTATATCCCGAAGGAACAACTGCAAGTCGGTGACAACGAGCTTAAGCTGAAGGCGGTCCATTCCCTATATGCGTCGAGCGCGGAGGAGCAGTATTTATGGTGGACTTGGGACGATCTGAAATTGCTGTCTTTGGATTCACCGATTACTGAACCGATTCACGGCAGTTATGTGCTTACGGGTACGATGGTCGCCAACAAGCAGTTTTATTTTGATACCGGCGCCACCACTCATCTGCCGTACATTATGAAATGGCTGGGCGTGGCCTACAGCGGCAATATTATGCGTACGGGCGGCGCCAGTGATGTGAGCTTTTCCCGCTCTGATTTGGAGAATTACTATAAGGTACTTAAGGATTACAATATGCAGGCGGTCGCGCTTTATTTGTACACCGGGGACATCAAGCTAAATGCGGACGGTTCATTGCCGGAAAGCGCGAAGAAGAAGCTAACCGAATATTTTCAGAAATACGGCTCTTATATTCAATATTACGAGGTGGACAATGAGCCCGGATTGTTTAATCGCTCCAAAGCCGTCAATCTGGCGATAGCCGAATGGCTGAATAAGGAGGGCAAAAAAATTGCGCCCCATCTGCAGACAGTCGCTCCCGGCTGGACGTACTGGCCGACGTACAAGGAGGATTCCTGTGAAAAAAGTCAACGGGGCGGCGTCCGCCAGTGTGGCGATCCCGACGGCTGGGAACGCGATCCCGCGCAGCGGATGGAACTGGAGAAGGTTACCGATCTCACCAATGGGCATTCTTACGGCGATTCTTACATTGCCAAGAACGGAGGCAGCTTCACCGAGAACCTGAAGACGTTCAAAGGCTCGAATGACGGGCTCCCCAAAAAAATGTTGGTCACAGAGTTCGGCACCTCCGACACCCATGTGGATGATTATCATTATGGAGCGAAGGAGCGGACGTCAGCCGCATTCGACCGGATTATGAGAGCCCATATTGGCTATGCGGATATGTTCGTGCAGCACGCCGCTTTTTTCTACAACTATAGTCTGTTCCAATTCAAGAACGTTAGTCTGAAAAATCACGATCCGGCCAAGACGGAAGTTTACTACACGAAAGAGAACGAGGATTCACGCGTCAGCATCATGCGCAGAATGAGCCTGGCTTATGCCACCCATGGCGCCCCGCTCACCTACCGTCTCCTGAATAAAAGCGCCCTTGCCGACAAGCTGGTCTATGTCCGGGCCGTGGATACATCCAAGCTGGCTCCGCTGCCGGGAACGAATGCAACCTCGAACAAGGTGCTGGTTAACCTCGTCAACTTCGAGGATACGCAGCAAACCGTCAGCGTCAAGGTTACCTTGCCCAAGAAAGCGGCGTACGAGGGAGAACGCTTTGGAAACGGCGATACGTATGAAGAAGCGCGCCGCTACGTTTCCGGACTGAATGCGGGACCTGATCTGACCTTCACGGAGACGCTGGCGCCGGGAGAAGCGGTTCAGTATATTCTGCAGCCGTCTTCTGCGGTGCTGGACGAGGCCCCGCGAGACCTGACGGCCACCGCGGCCAGAGGGACTTCCGTACAGCTCAACTGGCTGGAAGCGCCCGGAACCGGCTATGATGTGCTTCGTTCAGAGGGTACGGGCGGCGAATTAAAAACCATAGCCAAGGGTGTTGGTAGCACATCATATATCGACCGGGCGCTAAGAGAAGGGGAGCTGTACACCTACGCGGTGCGGGTGACGGGCACGGCCCTGCTGTCGGACAAGGCGCAAATTACGGCTACGGGCCTTGTTCCTTTAGACAGGACCGGATGGAAGGCGTCGGATAATATTAACCAGAGCCAAAAGAAGCTTTCCTACATGATCGACGGAGATCCGAGTACCCGTTGGGATACCGGCGTGAACATGACTTCCGGTGAGGCCATTCAAATCGATATGGGAACTTCGCATATGATCGAAGCGGTCCAAATGGATACCTCGCGTTCTTCTTACGATTTTCCCAGAGGTTATGCCATCTACGTGTCGGAGGATGCGGTCAACTGGGAGCTGGCTGCTGCCGGCAGGGGGAAAAAGGACGTCGACATGTATCCCTTTCCGCAAAGAAAAGCCAGGTATGTGAGAATCGTCCAAACCGGTGCCGGCGGGAATTTCTGGTCTATCCATGAACTGCAAATATACTCAAGAGAGTAG
- a CDS encoding potassium/proton antiporter: MTHLADSIIMLLAALLLTGVLSTKFSSRFGMPSLVLFIAAGMILSRFVYYNNVPLTQFAGIFALVIILFEGGMQTNFKDIRPIIGPSLALSTLGVLVTTGAVGLFATWILDVSWAEGLLFGAIVGSTDAAAVFSVLGGKNIDKRLTSTLEAESGSNDPMAVFLTVSLIEWIQHPDTSLWGLLLSFIWEMGIGLFVGVAFGKIAVQVINRINLDSAGLYPVMAVGFAVLTYGSAALLHSSGLLAVYVMGLVLGNSELIYHRTIMNFNHGFAWMMQIFMFILLGLLVFPQELANIAWEGLLLSFILMLVARPVGVFLSLVFFKYSIPEKTLISWAGLRGAIPIVLAMYPLLAGLEHGRLFFNVVFFVVLTSAVIQGTTISPLATRLKLAKVQADGPSLMELVALGKTNTEFNHIRIEERMPIAGMIISEINMPDEILFTAIIRGSKVVTPHGSTVIEPGDMLYVLSPKAKREEMRGLFRSGKDRMEEQGQLLGK; encoded by the coding sequence ATGACCCATCTGGCCGATTCCATTATTATGCTGCTCGCCGCCCTTCTGCTGACTGGGGTGCTGTCGACCAAATTTTCATCGCGGTTCGGCATGCCGTCCCTCGTACTGTTCATCGCCGCCGGCATGATTCTCAGCCGCTTTGTTTACTATAATAATGTGCCCCTGACGCAGTTTGCGGGCATATTTGCGCTTGTCATCATCCTGTTTGAAGGCGGCATGCAGACTAATTTCAAGGATATCAGGCCCATAATCGGCCCGTCACTGGCACTGTCTACTCTGGGTGTGCTCGTCACGACCGGCGCAGTCGGCTTGTTCGCCACCTGGATTCTGGATGTCTCCTGGGCGGAAGGGCTGCTGTTCGGTGCCATCGTCGGATCGACCGATGCGGCGGCGGTCTTCTCCGTACTGGGCGGCAAAAATATCGACAAACGCCTCACGTCGACGCTGGAAGCGGAATCGGGGAGCAATGATCCAATGGCTGTCTTTCTTACCGTGTCGCTGATCGAATGGATACAGCATCCGGATACGTCGCTGTGGGGACTGCTGCTGTCATTCATATGGGAGATGGGGATCGGCCTGTTCGTCGGCGTGGCGTTCGGCAAAATCGCCGTTCAGGTGATCAACCGGATCAACCTGGATTCCGCAGGGCTGTACCCCGTGATGGCTGTGGGGTTCGCCGTACTGACCTACGGATCGGCGGCGCTGCTGCACAGCAGCGGACTGCTTGCGGTATATGTGATGGGACTTGTCCTCGGGAACTCCGAGCTGATCTACCACCGTACGATCATGAACTTCAATCACGGCTTTGCCTGGATGATGCAGATCTTCATGTTCATCCTGCTCGGCCTGCTTGTATTTCCTCAGGAATTGGCGAATATCGCCTGGGAAGGACTGCTGCTGTCCTTTATTTTGATGCTGGTGGCAAGGCCGGTCGGCGTGTTCCTGAGCCTTGTCTTCTTTAAGTACTCCATTCCTGAAAAAACGCTCATCTCCTGGGCCGGATTGCGGGGCGCCATCCCGATTGTTCTCGCCATGTACCCGCTGCTGGCAGGGCTTGAGCATGGAAGGCTGTTCTTTAATGTCGTCTTTTTCGTCGTGCTGACCTCAGCCGTCATTCAGGGAACGACGATCTCCCCGCTGGCAACGAGGCTGAAGCTTGCCAAGGTGCAAGCGGACGGCCCTTCGCTAATGGAACTTGTGGCGCTGGGCAAGACCAATACGGAATTCAATCATATCCGTATCGAGGAACGGATGCCGATTGCCGGCATGATAATTTCAGAGATCAACATGCCGGACGAGATTTTATTTACCGCCATTATCCGCGGGAGCAAGGTCGTCACTCCGCACGGCAGTACGGTGATTGAGCCCGGGGACATGCTGTATGTGCTGAGCCCGAAGGCGAAGCGGGAAGAGATGCGCGGACTATTCCGCAGCGGCAAAGACAGGATGGAGGAACAGGGCCAGCTTTTGGGGAAATGA
- a CDS encoding Dps family protein: protein MSTDLKTQTELHATLNRQTANWTLLGIKLHHYHWFVTGTDFFTLHSQFEEYYDEAAEYVDTVAERLLAIGGKPASTMKEYLALSSLQEATGGESAKEMVATLVKDYTILAQELSAGITLAEESGDQPTGDLFIGIRTSVEKHIWMLNAYLA from the coding sequence ATGAGTACTGATCTGAAAACTCAAACCGAACTGCATGCCACATTGAATCGTCAAACTGCCAACTGGACACTGCTGGGAATTAAACTTCATCATTACCACTGGTTTGTTACCGGAACGGATTTCTTCACGCTGCATAGCCAATTCGAAGAGTATTATGACGAAGCTGCTGAATATGTGGATACTGTGGCGGAACGTCTGCTCGCGATCGGCGGCAAACCCGCTTCCACGATGAAAGAATATTTGGCTCTGTCCAGCCTGCAGGAAGCAACTGGCGGCGAGAGCGCCAAGGAAATGGTGGCGACTTTGGTCAAGGACTACACGATTCTCGCGCAAGAGCTGAGCGCCGGTATTACACTGGCGGAAGAGTCCGGCGATCAACCTACAGGCGATCTGTTCATCGGTATCAGAACAAGTGTCGAGAAGCATATCTGGATGCTGAACGCTTACCTCGCATAA
- a CDS encoding AIM24 family protein, with amino-acid sequence MNAEVQDGGNALSGEALTFTLEENEEVHVLHPQQIIAYQGPSSGRADRFMDVKGMYRKRKLIRADMTGPCRFTAALPPGYRVKTVMLDGKDDLLYDFKHLFYYSKGITMQTRVLSVKNMIVTRDVVKVRFSGSGSIGILTEGTVCEAALDPVQPLYVDAGSVIAYPENARLELTVYGNHLASQHMNYHWKMTGSGPVLFQAGRQNRRFERENDEDGLFKRFLREILPFGGVFIK; translated from the coding sequence GTGAACGCTGAAGTACAGGACGGAGGAAACGCCTTGAGCGGAGAGGCTTTGACTTTCACGCTGGAGGAGAATGAGGAAGTGCATGTGCTGCATCCGCAGCAGATTATCGCCTATCAGGGGCCGTCCTCTGGTCGGGCTGACAGATTTATGGATGTAAAGGGAATGTACCGCAAGCGCAAGCTGATTCGGGCGGATATGACCGGCCCTTGCCGGTTCACGGCGGCTCTGCCTCCAGGCTACAGGGTCAAGACGGTTATGCTGGACGGCAAGGACGATCTGCTCTATGACTTCAAGCACCTGTTCTATTACAGCAAAGGAATTACCATGCAGACCCGTGTGCTTAGCGTGAAGAACATGATCGTGACCAGGGATGTCGTCAAGGTCAGGTTCTCCGGCAGTGGAAGCATCGGCATCCTGACGGAAGGAACCGTATGCGAAGCCGCTCTGGACCCGGTGCAGCCTTTATATGTCGATGCGGGGAGTGTGATCGCCTACCCCGAGAATGCCCGGCTGGAACTGACGGTCTACGGTAATCATCTGGCCAGCCAGCATATGAACTATCACTGGAAAATGACCGGCAGCGGTCCTGTCCTCTTTCAAGCCGGCCGGCAGAACCGAAGGTTTGAACGGGAGAACGATGAGGACGGCCTTTTCAAACGATTCCTAAGGGAGATCCTCCCCTTCGGCGGCGTATTTATCAAGTAA
- a CDS encoding coiled-coil domain-containing protein, with the protein MKSKILPSLPRLLSAILLTGILYTLPAPAAHANILGDLYRGLEQFSELPDQVNDLQESYHQTVNELEQTKDELGQTIDELDKTKNQLETYRSENTLLQDQNRQLTVMIDELRDERAARESYIHRLKVTAITGLGLIAGYFILTRVIRLGMRSRSERGDRLH; encoded by the coding sequence ATGAAGTCAAAGATTCTTCCTTCACTGCCGCGTCTGCTGTCCGCTATCCTGCTGACTGGAATCCTCTATACTCTTCCCGCGCCAGCGGCCCATGCGAATATTTTAGGCGACCTGTACCGCGGGCTGGAGCAGTTCTCCGAGCTGCCTGACCAGGTGAATGATCTGCAGGAAAGCTATCATCAGACCGTAAACGAGCTGGAGCAGACAAAGGATGAGCTTGGACAGACTATAGATGAACTGGATAAAACCAAAAATCAGCTGGAAACGTACCGCAGCGAGAACACCTTGCTTCAAGACCAGAATCGGCAGCTTACCGTGATGATCGATGAGCTTAGAGACGAGCGAGCCGCGAGGGAAAGCTATATACACCGTCTTAAAGTGACTGCTATTACAGGTCTCGGACTGATTGCGGGTTATTTTATTCTCACCAGAGTGATCCGCCTTGGCATGCGAAGCCGCTCGGAGCGGGGGGACCGATTGCACTAA